From Bubalus bubalis isolate 160015118507 breed Murrah chromosome 17, NDDB_SH_1, whole genome shotgun sequence:
tgaccacctgatgtgaagaactggctcataggaaaagaccctgatgctgggaaagattgaaagtgggaggagaaggggacaacagaggatgagatggttggatggcatcactgactcaatagatgagtttgagtaaactccgggagttggtgatggacagggaagcctggggtgctgcagtccatggggtcgcaaagagttggatacgactgagcaactgaactgagcccagGCGGGGAACCGGATGCCTCCTGGCGGGTGCTCTGTGAGAGTCCTGGGAGGCTTTCTGGGGGCGGGAAGGGGGTGAGTGCTTTGTACCCGCCCCAGTACACCCGCGACCCTGCGGCCACGCGGGAGGGGGGAGCAGGCTCGGCCGATCGCCGGACCGCCCTCGGTTCGGCTCGCCGCGCTCCGCCGCGGCCTTTGAAGGTCCGTCCCGTGGCCCCTGCGCGCGCCCTCCGCGTGCTGCCACAGCGGCTCCGATTCCCCAGGGCGCACAGAGCTCGGGCCGGCGGCCCGGAGGGCGCAGGCTCACCGACCCCCGGAGCTGCCGCAGGAGAAGCCAGGGACCCGCGGGGGTGCCGCGTGACCGGGCCCCCGGCCTCCCGCCGGGGGCGTGTCTCCGCAgtcccgccccggccccgccccgccggcgGGGaccggcgccgccgccgccgtcccTGAGCCACAGCCAGCGCCGCCGTCGCCGTCTCCGACTCGGCTCGTCCGGCcccgccgcgccgccgccgccgccgccgccatgcCCCGGGGGAGCCGCAGCGTGGCCTCGCGGCCAGCCAGGTAGGAGCCGGCACGGGCGCCGGGGGCGGGCGCGGGGGCAGCGCGGCCCCGCAAGGACGCGGCGGCGTGACCTTGGTGACGGCCGCGCCATcttggcgggggcggggcgggggctgcCGCCGCGCGTCTAGGACGGTGGTCGCCCGGCCTGGGGTCCGGCCGGGAATGACCCTGCCTCTCCCCGCATCCCGCAGCCGCCCCGCCGCGCCCTCTGCCGCGCACCCACCTGCGCACCCGCCGCCCTCGGCCGCGGCCCCGGCGCCCGCCCCGTCGGGCCAGCCCGGCCTGATGGCGCAGATGGCGACCACCGCCGCCGGAGTGGCCGTGGGCTCGGCTGTGGGCCACGTCGTGGGCAGCGCTCTGACCGGAGCCTTCAgtgggggcagctcagagccCGCCCAGCCTGCGGTCCAGCAGGTGAGCAAGGGctcaggggaaactgaggctcgacACAGAGCCGCAGCAAGAAGGATCCTACTGGTCACTCGGCTGTTGGCCTGGGGTCATCACAGGCGGGCTCTCCCAACCCATCCCCTGAGGCCAAGGTCCCTAGAACCCCGTGGGCAGACACCAACCAGCCCTTTAaagatggggaaaccaaggcgcTTAGGGGTCGGAGATAGCCCTATGTCGCCCAACCCTAGTAGAAGGGAGGGCTGTTGGAGTTCCTGAGTGCCCGCTCTCCCACCCCCCAGGAGGCCCCTTCCTGAGCCCAAGGGTGACTGGTAGTCAGTGACTTTGGGCCTGCTGACCTGTACCCCACTGGGCACCCCACCAGTCCTGAGCCACATTTGGGCTTAGCGACGGGGTCAGGGATCATGAGGATCAGTGTGGCTGAGCCAGGAAGGTGTTAGAACCTGTCGGCCTGGAGTTCATACCAGCAGTGCCCTGTGCTTTTCTAGACCCATGTCCCGCCTCCTGCCCCACCTGCCCCTGTTCCCGCACCCCCCACCAGCAGCGGCAGGGGCTTCGAGAGGGCTGTGGGCTCACCCTATTTCAGGGATGGAGCCGCTGAGACCTGGGGCGCACTGCCCGCTAGGGACCCCTGAGGCACCAGGGCCGGGGGCTCTGCGGAGGGGCAGCCGCCACCCCTAGCTTTGGAGTCCTCCCGGGTGCCCAGCCCGAGCTGACCCGGCTGCCTCCCACGCTGTGCCCCAGGCCCCGGAGCGCGCCGCCCCGCAGCCCCTGCAGATGGGGCCCTGCGCCTATGAGATCAGGCAGTTCCTGGACTGCTCCACCACCCAGAGCGACCTGACCCTGTGTGA
This genomic window contains:
- the CHCHD10 gene encoding coiled-coil-helix-coiled-coil-helix domain-containing protein 10, mitochondrial; amino-acid sequence: MPRGSRSVASRPASRPAAPSAAHPPAHPPPSAAAPAPAPSGQPGLMAQMATTAAGVAVGSAVGHVVGSALTGAFSGGSSEPAQPAVQQAPERAAPQPLQMGPCAYEIRQFLDCSTTQSDLTLCEGFSEALKQCKYNHGLSSLP